One genomic window of Sporocytophaga myxococcoides DSM 11118 includes the following:
- a CDS encoding CBS domain-containing protein has translation MAYNPFSWVIKSMSLLEKRLVKTNQSPLDKINEEFEAATGEETTVEEKEMIKGLVKFGKTSVKQIMKSRIDITAFSSEQTFREVLENISKHGFSRIPVYKDGIDNVEGILNIKDLFPYINEQGNPDFDWHKLLRPAYFIPETKKIEDLLKDFQQMRQHMAIVVNEYGGVAGLVTLEDIIEEIVGEIADEFDEEDQTYIKVNDNSWLFEGKISLNDFCKVFDLDPVVFEEVKGEAESLGGLLLQLNSDLPELGDKIMFERFLFTVESVNNKTIKKVKVSIVEANEVNETGS, from the coding sequence ATGGCTTATAATCCGTTTTCGTGGGTAATAAAGTCAATGTCGTTGCTTGAAAAGAGATTGGTAAAAACTAACCAATCGCCCTTAGATAAGATTAACGAAGAATTTGAGGCGGCAACCGGGGAAGAAACTACCGTTGAAGAAAAGGAAATGATCAAAGGTCTGGTCAAATTCGGAAAAACTTCGGTAAAGCAAATCATGAAAAGCCGCATTGATATTACCGCATTTAGTTCTGAGCAAACATTTAGGGAGGTATTGGAGAACATCAGCAAACATGGTTTTTCCAGAATACCTGTATACAAGGATGGTATTGACAATGTAGAGGGTATCCTTAATATAAAGGACTTGTTTCCTTATATCAATGAACAGGGCAATCCTGATTTTGACTGGCATAAACTCCTGCGTCCTGCTTATTTTATTCCCGAAACAAAAAAAATTGAAGACCTTCTGAAGGATTTCCAGCAAATGCGTCAGCATATGGCCATTGTTGTGAATGAATATGGAGGTGTTGCTGGTCTGGTTACACTCGAAGATATTATTGAGGAAATTGTAGGAGAAATTGCAGATGAGTTTGACGAGGAGGATCAAACTTATATTAAGGTAAATGATAACTCCTGGCTTTTCGAAGGTAAAATTTCTCTTAATGATTTCTGTAAAGTATTTGACCTGGATCCAGTAGTTTTCGAAGAGGTTAAAGGTGAGGCAGAATCTCTTGGAGGTTTGTTGCTTCAGCTGAACTCTGATCTTCCGGAGCTGGGAGATAAAATTATGTTTGAACGATTCCTTTTTACAGTAGAATCGGTGAATAACAAAACTATAAAAAAAGTAAAAGTATCAATTGTTGAGGCAAATGAGGTTAATGAAACAGGCAGCTAA
- the gldD gene encoding gliding motility lipoprotein GldD: MRLMKQAAKLLSVIVSVAALYSCTEQEEYTPKPKGYNRIDLPKAEYVKLTEDHPYTFEISKFSEVLKDTSPLAEPHWIDVYYPEYKCNVQITYKPLHNNKQTLNELFSDAHRLKGGHQKKATSIDELVTKTDNGKYVTYFELEGEVPSQFQFYVTDSTKHFLRGALYFRTATKNDSLSPVIEYMKNDIVHMMNTLEWKN; the protein is encoded by the coding sequence ATGAGGTTAATGAAACAGGCAGCTAAACTTTTATCAGTTATTGTATCCGTAGCTGCATTATATTCCTGCACAGAACAAGAAGAATACACGCCAAAGCCAAAAGGCTATAACCGTATCGATCTTCCTAAAGCTGAATATGTAAAGTTAACAGAAGACCATCCTTACACTTTTGAAATTTCTAAATTTTCCGAGGTACTGAAAGACACTTCTCCTCTAGCTGAGCCTCACTGGATAGACGTTTATTATCCCGAATATAAATGCAATGTGCAGATTACTTATAAACCTTTGCATAACAATAAACAAACCCTTAACGAGCTCTTTTCTGATGCTCACAGATTAAAAGGTGGCCATCAGAAAAAAGCTACTTCTATAGATGAACTCGTTACCAAAACAGATAACGGCAAGTATGTTACTTATTTTGAATTGGAAGGTGAGGTCCCAAGTCAGTTCCAGTTTTATGTTACGGATTCTACAAAACATTTCCTGAGAGGAGCTTTATATTTCCGGACAGCAACTAAAAACGATTCTCTTTCTCCCGTCATTGAATATATGAAGAACGACATAGTTCATATGATGAACACCCTGGAGTGGAAAAACTAA
- the recG gene encoding ATP-dependent DNA helicase RecG, with amino-acid sequence MAGFFETRIEFLKGIGPQKAASLNKELSIFTYADLIQHYPFRYEDRSKIYKISEVHEELPYIQIKGRITGMSSAGAIAKKRIMAEFSDGTGIIELVWFQGAKWVVSSLKTGVDYLVYGKPNVFNGKINIVHPEMELFLEKSPDKGLQPVYSTTENLKRKHLDSRAISGLQEKLLEIAVPAIQETLPMELIMRYKLLSKKEAMKNIHFPGSPRLLDEAKRRLKFEELFFIQLRLFMQKQMRKENFKGQVFRNIPLLNEFYKNHLPFDLTEAQKRVVREIYKDLCSGKQMNRLLQGDVGSGKTIVAFVCMLMAIDNGAQAALMAPTEILADQHFKGLKEFADKLGLSMALLTGSTKQKDRKVIFKDLEEGKLNFIVGTHALIEDNVKFQNLGIVIIDEQHRFGVAQRAKLWKKNVIPPHILVMTATPIPRTLAMTLYGDLDISIIDELPKGRKPIKTMHQFDKDRIKLFGFMRNQIEEGRQVYVVYPLIEESETLDLKDLMDGYESISRAFPDYALGILHGRMTPDAKDYEMKRFVKGETKILVSTTVIEVGVNVPNASVMVIENAERFGLSQLHQLRGRVGRGSDQSYCILMSNYKLSRDSKVRLETMVKTNNGFEIADVDLKLRGPGDLAGTQQSGVPNLMIADLSQDAAIVKEARKAAEEIIDKDPNLDSDENRNIKRQINSFSKNDLNWSRIS; translated from the coding sequence ATGGCTGGATTTTTCGAAACCAGAATCGAATTTTTAAAAGGAATTGGTCCGCAGAAGGCAGCTTCTTTAAATAAGGAGCTATCCATATTTACTTATGCAGACCTTATTCAGCATTATCCTTTCCGGTACGAAGATCGATCAAAAATCTATAAAATTTCCGAAGTCCATGAAGAGCTTCCCTATATTCAGATAAAGGGAAGAATTACAGGGATGTCTTCTGCCGGCGCTATAGCAAAGAAGAGGATCATGGCTGAGTTTTCCGATGGCACCGGCATTATTGAACTTGTCTGGTTTCAGGGGGCAAAATGGGTTGTAAGCTCATTAAAAACTGGAGTTGACTATTTGGTTTATGGTAAGCCAAATGTTTTTAACGGAAAAATTAATATAGTTCATCCTGAGATGGAGCTGTTTTTAGAGAAGTCTCCGGATAAAGGACTTCAGCCTGTATACAGTACTACAGAAAATCTAAAACGCAAACATCTAGATAGCAGAGCAATTTCCGGGCTTCAGGAAAAGCTTCTTGAGATTGCAGTGCCTGCAATTCAGGAGACTTTACCAATGGAGCTGATTATGCGCTATAAGCTTCTTTCAAAAAAAGAAGCAATGAAAAATATCCATTTCCCCGGTTCTCCAAGACTGCTTGATGAAGCAAAACGAAGACTCAAGTTTGAGGAATTATTTTTCATTCAGCTTCGGCTTTTCATGCAAAAGCAGATGCGTAAGGAAAATTTCAAAGGTCAGGTTTTCAGGAATATTCCCCTGCTGAATGAATTTTATAAAAACCACCTACCTTTTGATCTCACTGAAGCTCAGAAGAGGGTTGTAAGGGAAATTTACAAAGACCTGTGTTCTGGTAAACAAATGAACCGTCTTCTTCAAGGAGATGTGGGAAGTGGTAAAACCATTGTAGCTTTTGTATGCATGCTCATGGCCATCGACAATGGAGCCCAGGCAGCATTAATGGCCCCTACCGAGATTCTTGCAGATCAGCATTTCAAAGGGTTGAAAGAATTCGCCGACAAGCTGGGACTTTCAATGGCTTTACTTACCGGCTCAACAAAGCAAAAAGATAGAAAGGTTATTTTTAAGGACCTCGAGGAGGGAAAGTTAAATTTTATAGTAGGTACACATGCATTGATTGAAGACAATGTTAAGTTTCAAAATCTGGGCATTGTAATTATTGATGAACAACACCGCTTCGGTGTAGCACAAAGGGCGAAGCTGTGGAAGAAAAATGTTATTCCTCCTCACATTCTCGTGATGACGGCAACACCTATCCCTAGGACACTGGCCATGACGCTCTATGGAGACCTTGATATTTCTATCATAGATGAGTTGCCAAAAGGAAGGAAGCCAATTAAGACCATGCATCAGTTTGACAAGGATCGCATAAAACTTTTTGGTTTTATGAGAAATCAGATTGAAGAAGGACGGCAGGTATATGTGGTTTATCCATTAATAGAAGAAAGCGAAACGCTTGATCTCAAAGATCTGATGGATGGTTATGAAAGCATTAGCAGAGCCTTTCCGGATTATGCGCTTGGAATTCTTCACGGACGAATGACTCCTGACGCAAAGGATTATGAGATGAAACGCTTTGTAAAAGGGGAAACTAAAATTCTTGTTTCTACTACTGTTATTGAAGTTGGAGTGAATGTTCCTAATGCAAGTGTAATGGTTATTGAAAATGCTGAGCGATTTGGTCTTTCTCAATTGCACCAGCTCAGAGGACGTGTAGGAAGAGGATCAGATCAATCCTATTGTATTCTAATGTCTAATTATAAACTCAGCCGCGATAGTAAAGTTCGGCTAGAGACAATGGTTAAAACCAATAATGGATTTGAGATTGCAGATGTAGATTTAAAATTAAGAGGACCTGGAGACTTGGCAGGAACACAACAAAGCGGAGTCCCAAATCTTATGATCGCAGATCTGTCTCAAGATGCTGCAATAGTAAAGGAAGCAAGAAAGGCAGCAGAAGAAATTATCGACAAAGATCCTAATCTTGATAGTGACGAAAACAGGAATATTAAGCGGCAGATTAATTCTTTCTCCAAGAACGATTTAAACTGGAGCAGGATTAGTTGA
- a CDS encoding NUDIX domain-containing protein, which translates to MKVSAGLLMYVLQPEFRLLLAHPGGPYFKNKDEGSWTIPKGQVEAEEEIIAAAKREFNEETGIPVKDTLIDLSFVRQKSGKKVYCWAFEGEEKSVENFTSNSFEIEWPPRSGKMAVFVEVDRIELFTPAEARKKIMEAQISFIDRLEAHLNKEV; encoded by the coding sequence ATGAAAGTAAGTGCAGGCCTATTAATGTATGTTCTTCAGCCGGAGTTCCGATTGTTGCTTGCGCATCCGGGTGGCCCTTATTTTAAAAATAAAGATGAAGGCAGCTGGACTATTCCCAAAGGACAAGTAGAAGCGGAGGAGGAAATTATAGCAGCAGCTAAAAGAGAGTTTAATGAGGAAACCGGAATCCCGGTAAAAGATACCTTGATTGATCTTTCATTTGTTCGGCAGAAATCCGGAAAAAAAGTATATTGCTGGGCTTTTGAAGGGGAGGAGAAATCGGTGGAAAACTTTACCTCAAACTCTTTCGAAATAGAATGGCCACCAAGATCCGGAAAAATGGCTGTTTTTGTAGAAGTTGATAGAATAGAATTATTCACTCCGGCAGAAGCAAGAAAGAAAATAATGGAAGCTCAGATATCTTTTATTGATCGTCTGGAAGCCCATCTGAATAAGGAAGTATAA
- a CDS encoding LEA type 2 family protein, whose amino-acid sequence MKKIINLYPLLFVLLFVCCKPFQEVKVTQIESVTLAERTNTMVKVDVGVKINNPNGYRIKIKKSDLEGFLNGKSIGKVNMANRVVLDAKSEKSYTMSFTADMTQLMKSLPVLMITKSAVINVKGYITAKVFIFRKRVPVDMKEHFSPDDIQF is encoded by the coding sequence ATGAAAAAAATAATCAATCTTTATCCTCTATTATTTGTTCTCCTGTTTGTTTGCTGCAAACCGTTCCAGGAAGTAAAAGTAACGCAAATAGAATCAGTTACATTGGCTGAAAGAACAAATACAATGGTGAAGGTAGATGTGGGAGTAAAAATCAATAACCCGAATGGTTATAGAATCAAAATTAAGAAAAGTGATCTTGAGGGTTTTCTTAATGGAAAATCTATCGGCAAGGTAAACATGGCCAATAGAGTCGTCCTTGACGCGAAGTCAGAAAAAAGCTATACAATGTCTTTTACAGCGGACATGACTCAGCTTATGAAATCATTGCCAGTGCTAATGATAACTAAATCTGCAGTAATTAATGTGAAAGGATATATTACTGCCAAGGTTTTTATTTTTCGAAAGAGAGTACCGGTTGATATGAAGGAACATTTCTCTCCGGATGATATTCAGTTTTAA
- a CDS encoding tetratricopeptide repeat protein, with amino-acid sequence MRYIKFRNLFLLALTTLASVAQSFAQNKTEIQVLSAVVKDKTIEGATIIFQKNGEASVTAVTDPSGKISIPSPFGGVDDASVTLIIKKEGYSTLVTKGPVKGLTYALSPTMTELDGLRVVLNWGNSPQDLDSHLSYPGNHIFFQKKKGSRANLDVDDTNGYGPETVTIEKKAQGQKYVYAVHNFSDGSVTGSHSLSSISNAKVFVYIGNTLVRSYAVPKGNKSGNLWTVFMIDENGAFVDINKFQDVASDNVERVLEAQRGPNAAGGEPVISQQDVDASARINRKGEEAYHAGNLEASVEFYQNAIELDPNNGQAYSNLGLSFQKLNRVAEAIWANRKAIALAHGPQTNTIQASSYYNIAKIYESQGHWEDALQHYTWAKERKQNTAYDNGIQRMKDKTGK; translated from the coding sequence ATGCGATACATTAAGTTCAGGAATCTATTTTTACTTGCCTTGACTACATTGGCAAGTGTTGCTCAATCATTTGCTCAGAATAAAACAGAAATACAGGTTTTGAGCGCTGTTGTTAAAGATAAAACGATTGAAGGGGCAACAATAATTTTCCAAAAGAATGGAGAAGCTTCCGTTACAGCTGTGACAGATCCTTCGGGAAAAATTAGTATACCTTCTCCTTTTGGAGGTGTTGACGATGCTTCTGTTACTCTTATTATTAAGAAAGAAGGTTATTCAACATTGGTTACCAAAGGTCCGGTTAAAGGTCTTACCTATGCTCTAAGTCCTACTATGACTGAGTTGGACGGATTGAGAGTTGTGCTTAACTGGGGTAACAGTCCTCAGGATCTTGATTCACATTTATCTTATCCTGGAAATCATATTTTCTTTCAAAAAAAGAAAGGGTCAAGAGCAAACCTTGATGTTGATGACACTAACGGATATGGGCCGGAAACTGTCACTATTGAAAAGAAAGCTCAAGGACAAAAGTATGTTTATGCAGTGCATAATTTTTCTGATGGAAGTGTAACGGGAAGCCATAGCCTTTCTTCAATCAGCAATGCAAAAGTATTTGTATACATAGGAAATACACTGGTACGTTCTTACGCTGTACCAAAAGGTAACAAATCAGGTAATTTGTGGACTGTTTTCATGATTGATGAAAATGGAGCATTTGTAGATATAAATAAATTTCAGGATGTTGCTTCTGATAATGTAGAAAGAGTTCTTGAAGCACAAAGAGGTCCGAATGCTGCTGGTGGAGAGCCGGTGATTTCACAGCAAGATGTTGATGCTTCTGCCAGAATTAACAGAAAAGGAGAAGAAGCTTACCATGCAGGGAACCTGGAGGCATCTGTTGAATTTTATCAAAACGCCATTGAGCTTGACCCTAACAATGGACAGGCTTATAGCAACCTTGGCCTTTCTTTCCAAAAGTTAAATAGAGTTGCTGAGGCAATTTGGGCAAACAGAAAAGCCATTGCTTTGGCACATGGTCCTCAAACCAATACCATTCAGGCGAGCTCTTATTACAACATTGCTAAAATTTACGAAAGTCAGGGACATTGGGAAGACGCCCTTCAGCACTATACCTGGGCAAAGGAAAGGAAGCAAAACACTGCGTATGATAACGGCATTCAGCGAATGAAAGATAAAACCGGTAAATAG
- a CDS encoding polysaccharide deacetylase family protein — protein MNSLLKRIFIIFLLQVSFASSLLAGGPKKIAKINRSLWPYQINSVYEFDFASRMEMLVLINVLDDQDKCNHIDSLKKYLGLEKVAIESVNKWKEQTKEILQTNFKSLTPAGKHDFVVIPTPISWMGLVNSSKQQEKAMPDNLKAWYTEAKEFYNSYVYEQMRLAALFPRTTSEILNLDTDEINGNNFGDKQFLLTFDDGPTHVNGNTDKLISTLRQNNINGVFFVLGDMFYARRKVTSDDRLKALYGKNIVGSHGKVHKSHQKYPEWKSSISFTANIIDSVIPERKKSMYFRPPYGQRTQEVINFLEQNNSKVMLWNIDSQDWNAKISSSEVADRIITLMLVWRKGILLFHDIHPKANQALPLIWKQLNKAGVTWLDPNSL, from the coding sequence ATGAATTCTTTGTTGAAAAGAATCTTTATTATTTTTCTCCTGCAAGTTTCTTTTGCTTCCTCGCTGTTAGCGGGAGGTCCGAAAAAAATAGCCAAAATAAACAGAAGCTTATGGCCGTATCAGATTAACTCTGTTTACGAATTCGATTTTGCATCAAGGATGGAAATGCTTGTTTTGATCAATGTTCTGGACGATCAGGATAAATGCAATCATATTGATTCCCTCAAGAAATACCTCGGATTAGAGAAAGTTGCTATAGAGTCTGTTAATAAATGGAAAGAGCAGACAAAAGAAATTTTACAAACGAATTTCAAAAGTCTCACACCTGCGGGAAAACATGATTTTGTTGTAATTCCTACACCTATTTCCTGGATGGGATTAGTGAACTCATCCAAACAACAGGAGAAGGCCATGCCGGATAACCTTAAAGCTTGGTACACTGAAGCAAAGGAGTTTTATAATAGTTATGTATATGAGCAAATGCGACTTGCTGCACTTTTTCCCCGCACAACAAGTGAAATATTGAATCTGGATACAGATGAAATTAATGGGAATAATTTTGGAGACAAGCAGTTCTTACTCACATTTGATGACGGTCCCACTCACGTTAATGGTAATACTGATAAACTCATTTCTACTCTGAGACAAAATAATATCAATGGAGTATTTTTCGTATTAGGCGATATGTTTTATGCAAGAAGAAAGGTTACTTCTGATGATAGACTAAAAGCTTTATATGGAAAAAATATTGTCGGTTCACATGGTAAAGTTCATAAGTCTCACCAGAAGTATCCTGAATGGAAGTCTTCCATTTCATTTACTGCTAACATTATCGACAGTGTTATACCTGAAAGAAAGAAGAGCATGTACTTTCGGCCTCCTTATGGACAAAGAACACAGGAGGTGATAAATTTTCTTGAGCAGAATAATTCTAAGGTTATGTTATGGAATATAGACTCACAGGACTGGAATGCAAAGATCTCTTCCAGTGAGGTTGCAGATAGAATAATAACCCTTATGCTTGTTTGGAGAAAAGGCATTTTATTGTTTCACGACATACATCCGAAAGCAAATCAAGCATTGCCTTTGATCTGGAAGCAATTAAATAAAGCAGGTGTTACCTGGCTTGATCCCAATAGTCTTTAA